ACTAGGACTTTGATtaagatttgaaaaatattatttgtgtTGTTCTTTCAATTGTTCCATTCAAACGCAAAAATAGTTAATAATTATATCAGTAATCTTGGATATCTACGGTGCCCTCATAACGATACCCCCTTTAACAGATTTCTACCGGAGGAAGTTGCCAAACGTCATGCCTACTGCTTCGTGCCCTTCAGTGCAGGGCCGAGAAATTGCATTGGCGTCAGGTACGCCATGATGGCTATGAAGACCCTTCTAGCTACCGTCCTGAGACACTACATTCTAAAGAAAGATCGAACCGTCAGGATTGAGGACATTAAACTCAAGGCCGACGTCATGCTCAAGCCTGTAGAACCGATTTCTGTTAAAATCGAGAGAAGGAAACATTGAGGAGCTAGATAGCGGCCACTGAAAGTTGTACAATGAATCAAGCTGTTGATTCTCACGATATTTTCTGTCAACTTTTCTATTATTGTTCAATGGTCTGGAGGATTGATCGCGTAAGAACAGTTCCTTGTGTGCCCGACGACAACAAACGAATGCgatggaaaaaatcaatttatcctTGTGAGAtactttttactgaaaatcctCGACTACTGCGAATTGTTTTGTACGTGGGCTAGAAAAAACCTAATGACGTTCGGTATTATGGATCACTTTCGAGATGAACAAACAGTCCAACTGTCAGAGTTGAGTAATTGGTCGGTATTTGTAGAGAAATTTCAGATGGTGAATTATGCAATTCCGTTGCAGAAATTTCGCACCTCGATATTGTATATTTTATCTACCAAAATTATGTAAGCTTAGTTAAGTAAATATAAAAAGGCTTGGCGGAGAGGAGATCTTGTGAATTGTTATTCGGGGAGTGATCCCGTttatgcaaaaatattttctattaagaacataacatttttttgtggatGAGTTATGGGTAACTTTGCATTAGACATCTGTTCGCCTTCATCATTtatgcaataaaaatattttgatttcatgcttaattaaaaataaaaatgcacgGCTCATTGCTGCAAATAGGGGGTGTCAAGGGCGCCCGCCCCAGCAATTATCCCTCCCTCGTCCTCTCCAAACGGCTTTGTTCGTATCACGTGACCAACCTGTCGGTTTATCTTGATGTCATTGTTGTCTCTAAACGAAAATAGAACGAGAAAAATCATGgagtagataaaaaaattgttttccatcTGGAGTGAATGAGAAGTAGTTTACGAACCCAAGGATTACTCCGTAAATCCCCAGTTCAGAGACAAAATCCTGGAGAGAGGGTTTGGCGAGATCGGGGGAGATTAAATAGTTCTTCTGAAGAGAAGTTTTTATCAACTCCATGAGGATCCAGGCTGTACGCTCCTTCGAGTTCCTCATGGATTCTAATTTTGTCTTCACGTTTAATCCGTAGACATTGTTACCCCCACCTTCACGTTGTGGCTTCAGGACGTATTGACTGGGATTAGAGAGAGCCATGTTCACTACTTCCTCTCCATTTTTGTTCTGAAGAAGGAGAACAAAAAGTTGGAAagggatttgaaaaaatattgaaaacttCATTGGATTCCTGCTCATTTATGAAATAGGAAAGAAGATAAACAGAAAGGAtttcttggaaaaaaaatcacttttaaCATAGCACTTACGAAATCGAGGGAATACAGTCCCACAAAAGTATCTTGAAGTTTTGCAGCTTCAGTTTCGCTGAGGAATTTTCTTAAAACTCCTGGCTGTGATACAACTTGCTGGacctgaaaataaattcattaaaaaatatggaaaaaataagagaCCATAAATAAACAACTAAAATAACTAGATAGTTTTTAAAAGAAGATACTCAACTGATTGAAAAAACGAACCAGTGTAAATCTGACTCATAAGTGTAAAAGTCCATACTGACCTTTTTTGTGCCAGCCAGGTGATATTGTATCGAGGGACATTTGATGGCACGCGAGCGTTCGATTAGCAATCTCACCTCCCATTCTTTATCGGTGGGGTAGGCAGATGTTTCATATCCAGTTCGATAATACACAACTGACACTAAATCGTTTTCTCtgtggataaaaataaaaattgtaacttGCACACGACTTCATGCAAGTCTAATGAATTAAAGGACTTACACAATCAGCTCTTTATTAGGTCGCAGTTGTGCATTTTCAATTAGATATTTGAAACTTCTGCGAATCACCCGGATTTTGGGATTCTTACGACGAATGGCTATTTCAAGAGCCTTTTGATCACAAATGTTGTAGGTTATTTCTTCCACAACGAATAAAATCACAGCCCTGGAGGAAAAGCACCCATTAACACCTGGCCGAATTCATCTTGCAAACGAGTGAACTTAAAGGAACTTGtcataaaacattttttgctgagatttcaattatgaaaaaaacgattttataaaattttccagagaAACCACTCGTTTGACATATTTAGCATAATAGTTCGGAAGTTCCTTACTCTTCATTGTTATAGAAACTCCAGGCATCCACTAGCCCCTCAGCAAGACCAGTCGCGGAATGGTTCTCTGGAAGCTAATCCCAATTCATTACCATCCATGGTCCCAGgtacaaataatttaattaaaaaacacaGAGAACTCGATAGTGGAGTCTGTTGGTATTTGAGAtctttccatgaaattttcgTACTTCCCCAATAAATGAAATACTTACATTGACAGTTTTATCAATGGAGCCCAGTTCTCCAAGAACATATTTATGTAATTGTGTGACAACTTCAGATAACCCAGCAAAACTCGAGGCAATTGTGTTTACTTCTACCTGTTTTATCTTTGAGTCGCTGTTCAACATATAATCTGATCGTAAAAGCCCCACACTGACTTTCtaaaacataaattatttacaaaatcgCAGAAAGCTCGATTGTGATGTTAtatattatgaaaaaataaataaattctttatAAATGCCTAAAAGAAAATAGTTAGTCCTAGAATTTCAGGATCAATCCCTAGAgggggatattttttaaattattacctGAGCGAAGCCTTCCTGATGaacaattttatatattttaaacaattcaGAGGTCAGTTCATCAGCTTCAATCGTTCTGTAAGGAATAAGTCCAGGCATTGAATTACTTGTCTACTGGAAAACATCAATCGAAAATAAATTGTGCGAGTCAAGAGTTCGTCTCAATTACCTTTCCAACGCCCCCACGAGAAACTCATGATCATAGGCGACTTTGTGAATCAGCTTATTGACGATGGGCTGTATGTCTTTggctttagagaattccctaGCGGGAAATGCGGTTGGAAGTAAAGTAAACTTGGCTATCTGCACTCGATTTCTATCGAAATTCTGCTTCCAATGCATACACAGCCCTGGAAAATATCGTGATAACCaggatatttaaaaaattctcaagttTTCCAAAAGTATCTCCAAAACCATGAGCTGTATCAAAATAGGTCAAGTTATTTTTTATGCCAATTTCTCTTTAATCCTTCCATTATCGAGATACTGACGAGATTATCAAACATATCAAGTCTACAGAGACACAATAGAAGTGCAAAATCTGAAAAACAGAATTTGCAAAACTGATCtatgaaaatttctgaaaataatttaatagatGCTCTTCCTAACCCAACAAGGCTACAAACAATGTaagaaaaatcgtgaaaatgtcaTCATGACTAATGGAATTCAGTACCATTCATCAGAGCAAAATCCTTGGCCTTGTCAACAACTTCCTCAAGTCTATCGTCTGTCAAAGGTACATCAACGCAATTACTCAATCTTTGAGCCTCCATCCTTCTCGAATAAATCAACAGGACTTATAAATAGGAACTATTTATCAAAACAGTAACAACAGggctataaaaaaatgaaaaattggtaaTCAAACTGAACACTAGATTGGAAATCGTTCCACGACGATCAAGGCACACCCTTCAACGGAGTTCTAATATTGTGATGCATGAAGTGATGAACCACGTGTTTTTTCTTGTGATTGAGAAAGGCGACTGAGCGCTAGTCACTCCACCACGACTGTCGTGACACTCTGGCATACACGTGGATCTGTATTTGGAGGTGTGTGCAGGTTTATGAATTTAGAAAGGCAACATCCCCTAAATTGTTTAACCTGACGTCAAGGGCTCTAGCTGCAACCCCTGGAAGGGTAGGGAGCCAATCAGTAAGTCGGGAATTATTCTTTAGATAGTTCTTCAGATTATCAGTATCTCGTGAATTAACAGATAGTAACTGGAAACTCTTCGCTTGTAGGGCACTAAATTCCTACAAGAGAATTCTAGGAAACTTCCGGTATACCTATTGGTCCCCAACGAATTCCCAGTAAGGTAAAAAATGGCAAGTCGGTTCTTCCAAAATTCACCGGTCATTTACCCTCTTTAACCTCTCCCCCCACCGCCGCCGCCAGACCATCGGCTACATCGGCCATTTTGCGCCGCCATCTTGCCCTCCGTAACCACAGCAAAGTTGTCTACTCACCCGACCGGAATCGGTACTTAGACGCTCCCAAAACGTGCGTtccaagttcccaaaaatcCCCGAAAATCCTAAAGCCCGGGCGTATTAAAGTtgtagaataaataaaattccccgGGGTGCACCGTGTACGGTTTAATTCTCAATCGCTTAACATTCCCGATAATATTCCACCCCGTCATATTAGCGTGATTGTCCAGACGCCTGTACTGCGCCGACTCCTCGCTTCGCACTTCGTTTCGTGTCCATACTCGCCTCAATGCTCATTTCTCAgtgaaaattcacatttttccgGCGATTTTTCGCCCAAAGAAAGTACGAAAAAGTGGCCAAGTGACGACAAATACGTGAAATCAAGTGTACTTACTTCGAATATAAAAGATAACCCTGAAAATAACCCCTGAGGCATCGGCGTCGCAGCTCAGGAGGTACTCGAGTAATACAAAAAGAACAATTTTCACCGAAAAATCGTTTCTAAAACAACTGCAGTAATACCTCCAGAaagctataatttttttaaacaccgATAATTGTAACGTTGTTTGatgttttattaaaaaatgagtgatTACTCAGCGGTAGCTCCGCCACAAAATTTCAGCCAGAGCTCGGCTTTTGCCGCGGCTCTACAGCGTGCCAAACAGGTATGTTAATTGTTTCGTGGAAATcacgaatttttttaacacacTATTGCACTGTTGGTTTTATTCTTTATGCTGATTGTTTGATGATTGTTATGGTTTAtttggcttttttttattactgttCACTTGATTTGCTGATTATTTTAGAGCACTTTTTGATTTTTGGAGAGGGGGAAAACtgaatggttttttttcttaatcgcTAATATCTTCGCTCTGACTGAGTGAAAATCGATGAATGGGGGATCATGGTGATCAGATTTTTGTGGATTTTGCAATgagctttgatttttttgcatCAGATCTGTAGGATGGGAGATTTCGGGCTTTGACGGGAGACAATTTTGGAGTATTGTGGATTGAGAGTCCAAAGTTAATGGCAGATATCTTGAGAACGGCTGagacaaattttttgaatcggtttttttttcaatgtatttTTACCGTATTTGCAATGAGACGTGAATCGTCGAATCGTTTCATCTGGAGATATTCACAGGTGAATTCGGAGCTTTCAGTCTCATGTGCTGTTGATTGTCTTTTAATGGTAATGAAATAGTCCGTTTTTTATGGTGAATATCTCGCAATTGTTTGAGTGAACTAAGATCAACCCAGCGCCATTTTgagtatatttttattgtcttcAAAATGATACCGGATTAGCATCAATCGAATCGTTGGAATTGAGGATATTGATGATTTAATGCGGACCATTTTGTTTTCCCTCTCCTGTTGAGTTTGATCCAGGTTTAATGTGAGATGTACTAGATTTATGGACTCTAGGTAAAAACGTGGAGGGTGATTGATTGACTGATTGACTAATTGATTCATTGTtaatggtgatgatgattttgtgAAATATTTACGTGGAATTATCGTGGTTTAGCCCCGAGTGGAACGTTTTATgttgattatatttttttagagtTTATTTTAGAGATGTTTTTTGGTTTTGTCAACAATGATTTTTCGCAGATTGCAGCTAAGATAAATCCAGGAGGCACACAGGGTACCGAAGGAAAACTTAAACGATCACTTGAGGATGGTCCAGGTATGGTTCATGATggtaaaaatgattaatgattttaattggGTATTTGGTGCTAGAGAAGAAGTCAAGAAgtaggaatttttgaaaaaatgtcggAGGAAATGTAATTTATCTCAACCTAtggcaatttaaaaaatatttacaagaaCTTAGATCATCTCAGTAATTTCCTAGACTTTTCAAACGAGTTCTTGtggttgacatttttttttaaccgcaaaaaccactattgaaaattgctgggtgattttttttaattttctaaataacaataaatatcagtattttcgaaaaatgtaGAACACGTCATTGTTGGTGTCTCTCCATTGATATGATCATTTCCCGGCAAAATTGAAATGTGTAATTCACTGGGACTGAGATCAATCGGAGACAGCAAAAATATCTTGAGCGTATTTTCCCACTTTTAGTAGAACCTGAGGCCAAGAAATTAGCACCCGATCCTCTAATGAACCTTCGTGCGCCATCGATGGGAGATCCAAGCAGTGGACGATCAAGCTCCCTAGCTTCGTCGCCGCCTCACGGAGTCAGTGGTATGGGTGGTATCTGCAATGAAGATATTCGAGTCCCTGATAAAATGGTTGGATTGAGTGAGTAAATGATGAATGCACTCCCTAAAAACAAGAATCAAGAATTTAATGTAAATCCTTGAACAATTTTATTAGCTCTTTTTTTAACTTTTGGatattaatatataatacGCCAATATATACTATATTAATAGGttaatgttaattatttacattaatATATATTGCTATTGTTATATGAATTAATTCCATAAGCGAATCCAACGCTGAAAGGGGAATCCCATTATTTCAGTGGTGAGTGGTTCTGCAGAAAAATTTGAGTCGATTTTGTCTGTAAAGGATTTTTGTTTTCgagtaacaattttttattgaatgatcCATTCGTTTTTGGGGCAACTGAAATCAGAAATATGTCTTGCTTTGAATCCGTTAACTATCGAATACCACATCACCACTGAATTACCCTTTTATTCATGGTTTTATCGTTGTTTTCATCATTAACTAACTTTAATTGGGCAAATAAAATTTGCAAACAATTTGTTTCGTTGAACTCTCCACAGTGCTCAACCCAACATCTTTTGAAATTCACGTGAAAACCAAATGAAAAATGCTCCCACTCCCAATACAGAAAACAAATCATTAATCACCAGTTATTaatccattattatttttacagtAATTGGAAGAGGTGGCGAACAAATAACGAGATTGCAAAGTGAAACAGGATGTAAAATACAAATGGCGCCCGAAAGTGGCGGTCTACCGGACCGTGTTTGCACTCTAACTGGTTCACGAGAGGCTGTCAAGTAACTTGTTTTCCCTTCTTATTTCAAacaattcttttatttattttgattataTTCTTTATGCAATGCAATCCCCATACATATGACAATATTCCGCATGAGTGATTATGAAGATTCATCTTCATTTGAgaggaaatttatgaaattttgaaagttaatGTGATGTTTTATAGGGAAGTGGTGGAAAGAAATAATGTTTATCTCGAGATCTAAGGGGCTGGGGGATAAATGagagagaattaaatttttaagaaCAGATTAATCCTTTAATCGTCAAGTTTGATGAACTTTCAATTGCGAATGTATAtctcgaaagaaaaaaaaaatatccaccaCTTCACCACTCAATTCTCCTGATGATTCTCACAACTGCATTATCTGTGACGTCCCAGGAACCTGAACAATTCGATCATCACCTCGCCACAATATAAATGTAGCCATCACCCCCGCAATATGAACAATCCACATGCATTACGCCTTATGTCAaactcaatagaaaaaaaacatcaaagaaAATCAAGAacagatgtaaaaaaaattatgaaattttattccagAATAATTAGTAACCTGGATGACCGGCTAATAAACTCCAACGATAAATAATGTGTTCACCAAATGTCTGAGAACATTAGTacataaataataatccaacgatttgtaaattgaattatctgtttttaaaattgttcgacataatttttcttttgttctgtcattttttctgttaattcACTTGTTAAACAATTTATTGTCGCAATTGATTTGTTTGAATTGATGAATAACTAATAGTTTTTTACTTTTACTAGGGAATGAGGAGTATGAAATGGTAATGGAAGGTGGAAAGGAGTTGATAGAATTATGCATGGGGGCATATTATCTCCCAgatgattaagaaaaaaaatttattatgtaCTAGCTTAGAATTGCTTCATAAATCCACAACAAtcgtattattttcaatttaatgaacaatttaaaatatatatCCCGTTGGATTGATCGATATAATGATGTATTATCATGTGATTGTGCTTTAATTGCGAGATGATTATTTGAAAGGATAGTTATTATATGTGTCGTACCATTTTGCCTAGTTCTAGTGCtttaaatcttttttttttttcgtttacatTGACTGAGAGAACGATTTATTTCGGTGGctttatgatttatttttgtgtGTTGCAGTAGGGCGAAGGATCTCGTGCTTTCCATTGTCAATCAGAGGTGCAGGGCTGAGGGCGTTGGAGACATGAATATTGGAGGAAACTCTAGTAGTAACTCGGGAagcggtggtggtggtggaggtggCGGTGGAGGTGGCGGTTCCATGATGAGTGGGCATCCGGGATCGGTGGAGATCATGATTCCAGGCCCAAAGGTTGGATTGATCATTGGAAAGGGTGGTGAAACTATTAAGCAACTACAGGAAAAGTCTGGAGCCAAGATGGTGGTTATTCAGGATGGACCTTCCCAGGAACAGGAGAAACCTTTAAGAATAACCGGGGATCCTCCAAAAGTCGAATATGCTAAGCAACTAGTGTACGAGCTGATAGCTGAGAAGGAGATGCAAATGTTCCGAGGCCCCAGAGGTGGTGGTCCTCCAGGTTCCAACGATCGTTCCGGAAGTTTCTCCAGTGACAATGGTTACAGCCATCCGTCATCGAACTCCGATGGAGTTGAGGTTCTGGTTCCTCGTGCAGCCGTAGGTGTTGTGATTGGAAAGGGTGGAGATATGATCAAAAAAATACAGTCCGAGACAGGGGCACGAGTACAATTTCAGCAAGGTCGTGAAGATGGCCCTGGTGACAGGAAGTGCCTGCTCTCTGGTAAGCCTCAGGCAGTTGAACAAGCTCGCCAGAGGATTCAGGAGCTCATCGACAGTGTAAATGttaatttccctttttttaaaatttattttgatcaCTGGTTTGGAGATGAGGACGATGTCTTGCTGACtgagtgattattttttgcagaggAGAGACGATAGGAATCCACAGGGACCTAGGGGACCCAGAGGCAATGGTTTTGGCAGTGGACGGCCTAATGAATATGGAGGATGGGACAGACGTCAAGGGGGTGGAGGCCCTCCTGGTGCTGGAGGTGGCCCCATGGGGGATAAAATCGAAACCACGTACTCCGTTCCCTCCACCAAGTGTGGCATTATCATTGGAAAaggtatttttcttttcgttttttttttcaaataatcatTCATAAACATTATTCCAAATGATCGATGATTGTTTTACACTTTCATACTTTTATGGAAAGCACAGGATACTCTTTTGACGTCCAAACATCGCGATGGACATCAAGCTCTatcgcaataaataaatagttgaaaaattgGTAAATCGTTAATTGCAGGTGGTGAAACGATAAAGCAGATAAACCAACAGACAGGTGCCCACTGTGAATTGGATCGTAGAAATCAAGGaagtgaaaatgataaaatattcataattcgTGGTGCCCCGGAGCAAGTGGAGCACGCGAAGagaatattcagtgaaaaattgggAATGGGCCCTGGTGGTACACCTTACGGTGGTGGGCAGGGTGCAATTGGCTACAACCCAAGCTGGAATGCAGGAGGTAGTTATCAGACGTGGCCAGGGGCTGGCCAACAGCCGAACGAGGCCAACACTCCTGTGCAACCGGTTCAAGTTAATCCACAGACAGGACAGCCTGACTACAGTGCTCAATGGGCTGAGTATTATCGTTCACTGGGTATGCACAGAGAGGCGGAGATGATTGAACAGCAATCGAAGCAGGCTAAACCTGATCAGCAACAGCCAGCACCCCCTGGGGCGCAGGCTGGTGGTGCTGGACAGCCACAGCAACAGGTGCAGGCTAATCCACAGCAGCAGGCTAATGCTGCACAAAATGGTGGACAGCAGCAAGCAGATTACAGTGCACAGTGGGCCGAGTACTACAGGAGCCTGGGAAAGGTCAAGGAGGCTGAGGTCATTGAGGCTCAAATGAAGGCTGGAAAGGTAAGATACTAACTTTCGTCGTCAGACATTTCCTTCGAGACTCTGAACACTCCGTTTTCCCAGTCTTTATGACCTTCACTTATTCATAATCCTTGGGGGtttgacaattattttttttatttaaaaaaagacTTAAAGATGGAAAACATGAATTTTCAGTTGGGTGCAGCAGCCAATCAAATGGCGCAGCCCCAGATGCAACAACAGCAGGCAATACCAGCTCAACCAGCGAATCCCCAATCAGGTGCACCCAATGCATTTCCCCACGCCTATGGAGCCTATCCAGGACTAAATGCCGGCTCAACACCTGCTGCCTACTACCCTGGTGGCGGTGGTGCAGCTGCACCACAGCAACAGCCTGGCCAGCAGAATCCAGCGTTCGCTGGTGGATACCAAAACTATCCATACTCACAACCCAACTCCGACAACTAATGTCTCCACCTGATTTATCAGTCACCATTAATATGTGAGTATCTCAATCTCCTTTAAACAATGAACATCATGAGAAATTGTGTAAATGGgagtatttaataaataatgtgaTAAATCGAgttgtttaattaaattattttaataattgatgatttcataattgaaaaaatgtttataatttttttccgtcatTAACAGTGAGAGAAATCATTGAAGAGTTGATCAATATCAAGCGATCTTTTAGGGAATTTTATTCacagaataattcaatttatcacaaaattgtcaCAAATACTCCAATTGGTCCTCAACTTTACACAATTCCTCGTGATAAGTTAATCTAAAATGTCTTCTGAAAGATTTAAACTGTTTAACATTGTGCATCAATGGTGTAACAATAATCTCCCATGCATAATTGTTCTCAATTTatctgtgaaatatttttgtgatttcattgatattttcaggttttcacatttgaaaattcaacaaaattaccaaaaaaaaaaacaattcccaatatatttataaacaTATGATATTACACCTTTGACTATGACATTGAAATAAGTAATAATCAACGAAAGGTAATTTATGTTTTTGTACAGTAATATATTATTTCCAACAGTTTTTTCAGATAGCTTTCCATTGGGACGCGGTTAAATGCCTGCTGTTGTCTTCATAATAGTTCTAAcgttaaaaataatcattaaaaagtAAATAGAATCCACAAGATAATTAAACTCAGAATGCTTTGATTGATTAGAAGAATGAGCCATCAAGCtttgaaaatacaaaaacAACATCAGAATTATCTTCAGTAAATGAAAAAGCTATAAGAATCCGAATGACAAGTTAATTTATTATGATTACAATGTCCTCCGCTctttcttctctttttttataaaaatgtatatatatatgtatccAGCTACATATATATACCTGTAGGATATCACTGTTCTTATTTACTATAAGGTTCATATATTCTGAACTATGAAATACGATAATACGAATGAAATTATGGAGAAAACTATCGGAATAGTATTATGTATGACTACAACATCATTATGTCCAtgttttccattaaaatctGACATTTCTTCTTATGCATATGGTTATTAAGGTGTATTAATACAAGGGAGTGACGAGAGATATCTTGAATGTCGATTGGGGGATTTGTTAGGGCAGCAGTTGAGGGCTTTTAGATGTTTCTTGCCcgacaaaaattttgtcaGTATTTTTGGGTGAATCGGATCATTGGGGAGATTTTCGCGAAATTATTTGGTAGAAATCAGAGCTATTTGCGTATTAAAGAAGGTTTAGAAGTGTAGTTTATgatgatttgatttttttatgcaaaagTCTCCAAAGTTATCGATTTTGTCGAAAAATGTCAGGGGCCTTTTTTGTAGCTGATGAAATTTACCACAAAAGAACCTCAACTGATAATCCTCTTTAACTCTTCAATTACCGTGATAAATCGACCTATTTAGTTACAAATCCTGAATAAACCATGAAGGTAAGGTTCCTCAGGTGATGGCAGTGGAACGAAGCCTCTTCACGTCTGCTGTGGCTTCCAATATGTCATAATTACATTTGTTTACACCATGTATCCATTAAACTGtcgaaatttattttacaCATGTATTCGAGAtagtaaaagaaaaacaatataaaaaaaattataaaatcattgataAATATCTTGACATATCGCATCGTGAATATGCTCATTCAGGTCTTTTGTCAATCGTGATTTCATTAACCACTCCCACATTTTAGGATCGAGAATGTGCAGCTgtgcaaaaaagaaaaaatctaatggatattttgtagatatttttttttttcattattatccaAGTTTTATTGGATTCACTTGAAATTGCTATGGTATTTGTTATTGTcattggcatttttttttaattttgtgaatGAAACATATCAGGGATGGTGCTGCTGATCTCCGGAAGGATGAATTCGTAAATTCAGCATGTTGTTTCATTTTACAATgcaaactgattttttttttattgaaatgatgATCTGTCAGGGGAGATTGATGCTTGTTTAAGGATGTTCAGGGATGATGGGATTATTTCTCTAGTTTGATCTTTACAATTGCATCTTCTGATATCACTAATTACTCTCCTCttccactcattttttttaattaataactgACTCCTTGAACATCCCTTAATAATCAATCAAAATCCTGATGAAGATAATTACCAACATCTGGGATACCTACCATGAGGAGTAATCGCTAATCAATGATAATGGTAAATAACGATGAATACCGAACTGAGAACAAATTGTTTTTGCTAAGAGTGTTGCCTATGTCTCGTTCTTTCTTTAGGTTTTTTCATGCTAAATAGATGGCAATATCGCCTTGTACgcgaatttattgaataataaactgTACTAGTATCTCCTATGATTTATccatatttaaaattttacttCTTAGGGGAATGCCGGgccaaaaaatcagaaattattGTCTCGGATTTCGAGAGTGAGATGATCCTCGGGAGTTAAGGATTGAAGATCAAATGATTTAAAGAGTTTAACGAGTTAGTAGAGGTCAGAGAGGATCATTTGATTGGGCCCTCAGGCCTGGTAATGAT
This DNA window, taken from Diachasmimorpha longicaudata isolate KC_UGA_2023 chromosome 8, iyDiaLong2, whole genome shotgun sequence, encodes the following:
- the LOC135165275 gene encoding glutathione synthetase-like; translated protein: MEAQRLSNCVDVPLTDDRLEEVVDKAKDFALMNGLCMHWKQNFDRNRVQIAKFTLLPTAFPAREFSKAKDIQPIVNKLIHKVAYDHEFLVGALERTIEADELTSELFKIYKIVHQEGFAQKVSVGLLRSDYMLNSDSKIKQVEVNTIASSFAGLSEVVTQLHKYVLGELGSIDKTVNLPENHSATGLAEGLVDAWSFYNNEEAVILFVVEEITYNICDQKALEIAIRRKNPKIRVIRRSFKYLIENAQLRPNKELIVENDLVSVVYYRTGYETSAYPTDKEWEVRLLIERSRAIKCPSIQYHLAGTKKVQQVVSQPGVLRKFLSETEAAKLQDTFVGLYSLDFNKNGEEVVNMALSNPSQYVLKPQREGGGNNVYGLNVKTKLESMRNSKERTAWILMELIKTSLQKNYLISPDLAKPSLQDFVSELGIYGVILGDNNDIKINRQVGHVIRTKPFGEDEGGIIAGAGALDTPYLQQ